In Oceaniferula marina, the following proteins share a genomic window:
- a CDS encoding DNA cytosine methyltransferase — MLPIIDIFAGPGGLGEGFTRAGFDIKLSIECDAQAHETLLFRSFTRILRKTPNGRSSLDKYFVEAQAAPEEALKALKRHHPKAYKEAAHEAWQAELGGDDFPDTAISKRINDALKGAKEWVLIGGPPCQAYSLAGRARMRGTDPDFEEDHRHFLYKQYLRIVADHSPSVFVMENVKGILSANVKKIDIFKQILADLHEPGKATDLSIKKKPSKAIYDLYPLVEPVQKDIEGEYVPSDFLVRAEDFGVPQKRHRVFIIGIKRGSKIKMQHLVPDPETRVSVSDVIEDLPKLRSGFSRRSNGDWCKSIREIKTHSWVKELKQTDAGLASRLTHQLGKLRKAQNNGVNIETRSSEELQTKPKALEKWYQEQKFPYVFNHVCRNHMGSDLQRYFYAACYALEHNVSPKLTHYPSSLLPAHKNVKKPGGKIVFDDRFRVQCKNQPSTTVVSHISKDGHYYIHYDPTQCRSLTVREAARLQTFPDDYFFQGPRTAQFHQVGNAVPPYLAWQIACKVAQMLGRRPKGKY, encoded by the coding sequence GTGTTACCAATAATTGATATCTTCGCTGGTCCTGGTGGCTTGGGTGAGGGATTCACCCGGGCAGGGTTTGACATTAAGTTATCGATCGAATGTGATGCCCAAGCTCATGAAACTTTGTTGTTTCGTTCGTTTACACGCATACTTCGCAAAACCCCAAATGGGAGATCGAGTCTCGATAAATATTTTGTGGAGGCTCAGGCTGCACCTGAAGAGGCTCTAAAAGCACTTAAGCGCCATCACCCCAAAGCATATAAAGAGGCTGCTCACGAAGCATGGCAGGCCGAGCTTGGCGGAGATGACTTTCCTGACACTGCGATATCAAAAAGAATTAATGATGCTCTCAAAGGAGCTAAAGAATGGGTTCTTATCGGAGGCCCACCTTGCCAGGCATATTCACTTGCTGGTAGGGCTCGCATGAGAGGCACTGATCCTGACTTTGAGGAAGATCACAGACACTTTCTCTACAAGCAGTATCTCCGTATCGTTGCCGATCATTCCCCATCGGTCTTTGTTATGGAGAACGTCAAAGGGATTTTATCTGCCAATGTAAAGAAGATAGATATCTTTAAGCAAATACTGGCTGACTTACATGAGCCGGGCAAAGCGACAGACCTTTCAATTAAGAAGAAGCCCAGTAAAGCTATATACGATCTTTATCCCTTGGTTGAACCTGTTCAGAAAGATATCGAAGGTGAATATGTGCCATCGGATTTTCTGGTTCGTGCAGAGGACTTTGGAGTTCCTCAGAAACGTCATCGAGTGTTCATCATCGGCATTAAGCGTGGATCTAAAATAAAGATGCAACACCTTGTTCCTGACCCTGAAACCAGAGTGTCGGTGTCCGATGTTATAGAAGATCTTCCCAAGCTCAGAAGTGGTTTTTCTCGGCGTTCTAATGGTGATTGGTGTAAAAGCATTCGAGAAATTAAAACGCACTCTTGGGTCAAGGAGCTCAAACAAACAGATGCAGGTCTGGCAAGCAGACTCACTCACCAGCTTGGTAAGTTGAGGAAGGCTCAGAATAACGGAGTTAATATCGAAACGAGGTCATCTGAAGAGTTGCAAACAAAACCCAAGGCTCTGGAAAAATGGTATCAGGAACAAAAATTTCCTTACGTCTTCAATCACGTGTGCAGGAATCATATGGGCAGTGATTTGCAGCGTTATTTTTATGCCGCTTGCTACGCTCTTGAGCATAATGTCAGCCCTAAATTGACCCATTACCCCAGCTCTCTCCTTCCAGCTCACAAGAATGTTAAGAAGCCAGGAGGGAAGATAGTCTTCGATGACCGCTTTCGTGTGCAGTGTAAAAATCAACCTTCGACTACGGTTGTGTCTCATATTTCCAAGGATGGGCATTACTACATTCATTATGATCCTACACAGTGCAGGAGTCTGACTGTGCGAGAAGCGGCACGTCTTCAAACGTTCCCCGACGATTACTTTTTCCAAGGCCCCCGCACTGCCCAGTTCCACCAAGTTGGTAACGCCGTACCACCATACTTGGCATGGCAGATAGCCTGTAAAGTCGCTCAGATGCTTGGACGAAGACCTAAAGGTAAATACTGA
- a CDS encoding AAA domain-containing protein: MKIHTLNPSGCHRREIKALTALASKLPNEWFAYASLEMIGRDGGEIDLIICAWDRLIAVEIKDWDHPIDDQGQRWQTAGRTEKSPVITIREKAKVLAGRLKRHLTKKADAPWVDHCVLLTGRASRATLSEESKQHTFDLDYFVRLGSFKTFMEAFPKKGSWLVSRHRLEQTTEIADMKTELDYFFKGKQNFKGSSRSYNEFKAEDDYCFQHPQKIYSEFFAKKPGVKGSSALLRVWDFESLADIDGAYREESNRKQIALREEDAIGYLKEQNPILDQSGAFLRPISNEGRSSVTNDFFELYDLPVSMKRLRESSAQYKNKLKFNDRVSMATMLLRRVAELHELKVAHRDLGDHCVWVDVPERVSLSGFATAHVPDEKTISQVRTTVKANTTTLPEDRLDCISDHYRKDVFLAAVSVHQIIFGELPSLDDGVPHWSARKGEEAELFEAWFDRALDWEPEARFANAKAALDAFNRCIKVEKEKVVSERYFDEFKRERLLMPNLAEDTILKQNQECIHYRTGAESEAGQVKLWMLARYQEGLEEQNLHLLNFLERCLTLQKHSLPYLQNITDFGLTGMGGYVEMEWCEGSTLEEEDLSRIQDEVVVDLITSLVEAVWDLHRRSIYHGDIKPSNILLTKKQDHGFTVKLLDVVDYSPVGSERLSPAYTPDEGDEVATPARDGYALKQTIVNVLEREYQHIDEGFIERLGDCIDPLYSPGVANPDFEGTLTAIAELMRLPQTEEDGKVHILIAHSRFITDNVVFAGDERGMPIQLQDDRKDPTKCRISIYTQTMRLDIAVDRDSGAVENCWLKDSSAGRFATAMRHNKHKYKGRVHLMKGDCMNLSGLKGLHEGIDLNQSFDSPRDKTEKIEPIEFVNRPDRGAMNGSDVEPVVDVPRLWEAILNAEEEIIPTVKVEDINSLYQRPGEYQLIVSQNFDGVITNDWLDVTLETKTSNGWRFIGKMNIHKSEVGDAEVGKLVFNNNNPSFFPPKNGSIIRLQDKRARMSYERRRKAAERILQRRSTAHALIDTFSGDKGSISHSDEFDQDLVLPASYGLNEPQQQALVNSLTQCPLSLIQGPPGTGKTRVIAAAVHYIATQKPSSKILVVSQSHEAVNNATDQIVRLFGSEGQEPSLVRVGRRSSLSDDLISYHSDTLQATYRNFFRERLVERVAPVGVELGLPEPFVEEFTIVRARLLPLFDELQRLSKSELSNRDDSEKVRNRLKKRIIEICEQHAGDLYLDEADPFGSYDTLEVLLMERYSVSNMSAVRTLGNVIELALDWVKILESPVSGFDSFLVDTSQIVTGTCVGIGRWNLGVEKKDFDWVIIDEAARCGPSELSVAMQVGHQVILVGDHKQLPPHFDRLLIDKVVHSLGCDPRAVKQSDFHRVFRSSIGGDIAKSLDTQYRMVDPINRLVSDCFYPEIGGLSNGRLGSPEAYELLPEQIRSEVTWIDTGNPTEAEEKRDYTSYLNLSEIEVIMQILQMIDEDKKLVQGLAEEQVKKGVEASIGIITAYKAQALKIQEKIWAASLSRELQDLCKVDTVDSYQGKENPIIIFSPTRTNRKKITGHTDSEERINVSLSRAQERLIIVGSFQFWSQLPDTPLGRVNQYIEREALKGSKEFNLIKRDH; encoded by the coding sequence ATGAAAATTCATACTCTTAACCCTAGCGGGTGCCATCGTCGCGAAATAAAAGCTCTTACAGCATTAGCATCAAAACTTCCGAATGAGTGGTTTGCGTATGCCTCACTCGAGATGATTGGTCGAGATGGAGGTGAAATTGATTTGATTATATGTGCATGGGATCGATTGATTGCAGTTGAAATCAAAGACTGGGATCACCCTATTGATGATCAAGGGCAGAGGTGGCAGACAGCTGGGAGAACTGAGAAGTCTCCAGTCATAACTATTCGAGAGAAAGCTAAGGTGCTGGCCGGCCGTCTCAAGAGACATTTGACTAAAAAGGCTGATGCTCCATGGGTTGATCATTGTGTGTTATTAACAGGGCGAGCAAGCAGAGCGACACTAAGTGAAGAAAGCAAGCAGCATACGTTTGATTTAGATTACTTTGTGAGGCTGGGAAGTTTCAAAACTTTTATGGAGGCTTTCCCAAAGAAGGGGAGCTGGCTGGTCTCAAGACATCGATTGGAGCAAACGACGGAGATAGCGGATATGAAGACAGAGCTGGATTACTTCTTCAAGGGTAAGCAGAACTTTAAAGGGAGCTCACGTTCATATAATGAATTTAAAGCTGAGGATGATTACTGTTTTCAACATCCACAGAAGATCTATTCAGAGTTCTTCGCTAAGAAACCAGGGGTGAAGGGTTCAAGTGCGCTACTTCGAGTTTGGGACTTTGAAAGTTTGGCGGACATTGATGGCGCTTACCGGGAAGAGTCCAATCGTAAGCAGATTGCCCTTAGGGAAGAGGATGCAATTGGTTACCTGAAAGAGCAGAACCCAATTCTGGATCAGAGTGGAGCATTTCTAAGGCCTATATCTAACGAGGGCCGATCCTCCGTTACAAACGACTTTTTTGAGCTGTATGATTTGCCCGTTTCTATGAAGCGGTTGAGGGAGTCTTCAGCCCAGTATAAGAACAAGCTCAAATTTAATGACCGAGTGAGCATGGCTACGATGCTTCTTCGAAGAGTGGCTGAGCTCCATGAGTTGAAAGTTGCTCACCGGGATTTAGGCGACCATTGTGTTTGGGTGGACGTTCCTGAGAGGGTTTCCTTGTCAGGCTTCGCTACCGCTCATGTCCCGGATGAAAAAACCATCAGTCAGGTCCGGACTACGGTGAAGGCCAATACGACTACGCTACCGGAAGATCGGTTGGATTGTATATCAGACCATTATCGTAAAGATGTTTTCCTTGCCGCTGTATCGGTTCATCAAATTATCTTCGGTGAACTCCCTTCTCTGGATGATGGTGTTCCGCATTGGTCTGCAAGGAAAGGCGAAGAAGCTGAGTTGTTTGAAGCTTGGTTTGACAGAGCGTTGGACTGGGAGCCAGAGGCTCGTTTTGCAAATGCCAAGGCAGCGCTAGATGCATTTAATCGGTGCATCAAGGTGGAGAAAGAGAAAGTGGTTTCGGAGCGTTATTTCGATGAGTTTAAACGGGAACGTTTGCTTATGCCGAATTTAGCTGAGGACACCATCCTGAAGCAAAATCAGGAATGTATCCATTATAGAACAGGCGCCGAGTCTGAGGCTGGTCAGGTGAAGCTGTGGATGTTGGCGCGGTATCAAGAAGGTCTTGAAGAGCAAAATCTTCATTTGCTGAATTTCTTGGAACGGTGCCTCACTCTACAGAAGCACTCTTTGCCATATCTCCAAAACATTACTGATTTTGGTCTCACTGGAATGGGAGGCTATGTGGAGATGGAGTGGTGCGAGGGCTCAACTTTGGAGGAAGAAGATTTATCAAGGATTCAGGATGAGGTAGTCGTAGATCTTATCACAAGTTTGGTTGAAGCCGTTTGGGATTTACATAGGCGGTCTATCTATCATGGGGATATCAAGCCCTCAAATATTCTGCTGACGAAGAAGCAAGACCATGGCTTCACGGTTAAGCTTTTGGATGTTGTGGATTACTCACCAGTGGGTTCAGAGAGACTGAGTCCTGCATACACTCCTGATGAGGGGGATGAGGTTGCAACCCCAGCTCGTGATGGATATGCTTTAAAGCAGACTATCGTCAATGTGTTGGAGCGTGAGTATCAGCATATTGATGAAGGTTTTATAGAGCGCTTAGGAGATTGCATAGATCCTTTATATAGTCCTGGTGTTGCAAACCCGGATTTTGAGGGAACCCTTACAGCTATTGCAGAGCTGATGCGGCTGCCTCAGACAGAAGAGGATGGGAAAGTTCATATCTTGATAGCGCACTCGCGGTTCATTACGGATAACGTGGTTTTTGCCGGGGATGAGCGAGGAATGCCTATTCAGTTACAAGATGATAGGAAAGACCCTACGAAATGCAGAATCTCGATTTATACTCAAACGATGAGGCTGGATATCGCAGTAGACCGAGATTCAGGTGCCGTGGAAAATTGTTGGTTGAAGGACTCTTCAGCTGGGCGTTTTGCTACAGCAATGAGGCATAACAAGCACAAGTATAAGGGGCGGGTTCATTTAATGAAGGGGGACTGTATGAATTTGTCTGGCTTAAAGGGATTGCACGAAGGTATTGACCTGAATCAATCCTTTGATTCGCCTCGAGACAAGACTGAGAAGATAGAACCTATTGAGTTTGTTAATCGCCCAGACAGGGGGGCTATGAATGGGAGCGATGTTGAACCTGTTGTTGATGTTCCTAGACTGTGGGAAGCTATTCTGAATGCTGAAGAGGAAATAATTCCGACAGTGAAGGTGGAAGATATCAATTCATTGTATCAGCGCCCTGGGGAATACCAGTTAATCGTATCTCAGAATTTTGATGGTGTTATTACCAATGACTGGCTTGATGTAACATTGGAAACCAAGACCTCAAATGGATGGAGATTCATAGGTAAGATGAACATACATAAGTCAGAAGTTGGCGATGCGGAAGTGGGTAAGTTAGTGTTTAATAATAATAATCCGTCATTCTTTCCACCAAAGAACGGAAGCATTATACGTTTGCAGGATAAGAGGGCGAGGATGTCATATGAACGTAGAAGAAAAGCGGCAGAGAGAATTCTTCAACGTAGGTCCACGGCTCATGCACTGATTGATACATTCTCAGGGGATAAGGGGTCGATCAGTCATTCTGATGAGTTTGACCAAGATCTAGTGCTACCTGCAAGCTATGGCCTCAATGAGCCTCAGCAGCAAGCGTTGGTCAACTCACTGACACAATGTCCATTAAGCCTGATACAGGGACCTCCAGGAACAGGTAAGACGAGAGTTATCGCAGCTGCTGTGCATTATATCGCAACTCAAAAGCCATCCTCGAAAATATTAGTCGTTAGTCAGTCGCATGAGGCTGTTAATAATGCAACAGATCAGATTGTGCGACTCTTCGGTTCGGAAGGTCAGGAACCTTCTTTGGTTCGTGTTGGTAGAAGAAGTTCACTGAGTGACGATTTAATATCCTATCACTCAGATACATTACAAGCGACCTATAGAAACTTTTTCAGAGAGCGCTTGGTAGAGCGTGTAGCCCCAGTTGGAGTAGAGTTAGGATTGCCTGAACCCTTTGTTGAGGAGTTTACAATTGTGAGAGCCAGACTCTTGCCCTTATTTGATGAGCTACAGCGATTGTCTAAGTCTGAGCTGTCAAACCGGGATGATAGCGAGAAGGTAAGAAACCGATTGAAGAAGAGGATAATTGAGATTTGTGAACAGCATGCTGGTGACCTTTACCTAGATGAGGCTGATCCATTTGGATCATATGATACATTGGAGGTTCTATTAATGGAAAGGTATAGTGTATCTAATATGTCAGCAGTGCGGACCTTAGGTAATGTCATTGAGCTGGCACTGGATTGGGTTAAGATTCTAGAATCACCGGTAAGTGGCTTTGATAGCTTTTTGGTTGATACAAGTCAGATTGTTACAGGCACTTGTGTAGGTATAGGTCGCTGGAACCTAGGTGTCGAAAAGAAAGATTTTGACTGGGTGATAATCGATGAGGCTGCTCGCTGCGGCCCTAGTGAATTGTCAGTCGCTATGCAGGTTGGTCACCAAGTGATATTAGTGGGAGATCATAAGCAGCTGCCTCCTCATTTCGATAGATTGTTAATCGATAAAGTCGTGCATAGTTTAGGGTGTGATCCTAGAGCCGTTAAACAGAGTGATTTTCATCGGGTGTTCAGATCGTCAATAGGGGGGGATATTGCTAAGAGCTTGGATACTCAGTATCGAATGGTTGATCCGATCAATCGGCTTGTGTCTGATTGTTTTTATCCAGAGATAGGAGGATTGTCCAATGGGCGTTTAGGAAGCCCTGAGGCTTATGAGTTATTGCCTGAGCAGATCAGATCCGAAGTGACATGGATTGATACGGGGAACCCTACTGAGGCTGAAGAAAAAAGGGACTATACCAGCTATCTCAACCTGAGTGAGATCGAGGTCATTATGCAAATCCTTCAGATGATTGATGAGGATAAGAAACTGGTGCAAGGCCTTGCTGAAGAACAGGTCAAGAAGGGAGTAGAAGCCTCTATTGGTATCATAACCGCTTACAAAGCGCAGGCATTGAAGATACAAGAAAAAATATGGGCAGCCTCGCTCTCTCGCGAGCTCCAAGATTTGTGCAAAGTGGATACTGTTGATAGTTACCAAGGGAAAGAGAACCCTATAATTATCTTTTCGCCGACTCGCACGAACAGGAAGAAGATTACAGGTCACACGGACAGTGAGGAAAGGATTAACGTTTCCTTATCGCGGGCTCAAGAGAGGCTCATAATCGTGGGAAGCTTTCAGTTTTGGTCACAGCTACCAGATACTCCTTTGGGACGCGTAAATCAGTATATTGAGCGTGAGGCTTTAAAGGGTAGTAAAGAGTTTAATTTAATAAAGAGAGATCACTAG
- the drmB gene encoding DUF1998 domain-containing protein gives MQGEMRGDSSQPEGWSGLSRYLRVKKNQNNTAAYPDPYLCEGKKSWLGPVNNDSCERPLRAVLINSTNVHYADVRSAIHVPPKYTPNPNELSLILEESSFRTRIQMLRMSDMEIPDIVRGVRKLDTQSQQPRLGGYTDEQIESALQGHAEAPPMPPEEPANIGVLSRAEQEARIRADEYQALLKDTDRSGDLILRKLDSTQLDGVASKLVDQIIAVESLKETRVFAGFSRLLSYPPHGAPSPTNLLWDNLPANPEERWLPASVVRGEGIFITFDEGLINKWENSKAVKQHVSKLQDNHDECVLQYDWEPLEISPRMVLIHTLSHLLINRLVFECGYGSSALRERLYVSDDSADPMAGLLIYTAAGDSEGTLGGLVRLADPENLSRLVSNAIEEAQWCSADPVCRESADSGQGPESLNLAACHSCALLPETSCECFNRYLDRSLVLESHRASILIKP, from the coding sequence ATGCAGGGAGAAATGAGGGGCGATAGCAGCCAGCCTGAAGGGTGGAGCGGTTTGAGTCGTTATTTACGCGTCAAAAAAAACCAGAACAATACGGCCGCTTATCCAGATCCTTACCTTTGCGAGGGAAAGAAATCATGGCTAGGCCCAGTAAATAACGATAGCTGTGAACGCCCCCTGCGCGCGGTACTCATTAACTCGACGAATGTTCACTATGCAGATGTGAGAAGCGCCATCCACGTCCCCCCAAAATATACCCCCAACCCCAATGAACTTTCATTGATCCTTGAAGAATCCTCATTTAGAACACGGATTCAAATGTTACGCATGTCGGACATGGAAATCCCAGACATAGTCAGGGGGGTGAGAAAGCTCGATACCCAATCACAACAGCCCCGACTTGGTGGTTATACTGATGAGCAGATAGAATCCGCCTTGCAAGGGCATGCCGAAGCTCCTCCAATGCCACCAGAGGAACCCGCTAATATTGGGGTTTTAAGCCGAGCGGAGCAGGAAGCTAGGATCCGTGCTGACGAATACCAAGCGTTGCTCAAAGATACAGATCGATCAGGCGATCTCATCCTCAGGAAACTTGACTCCACTCAACTTGATGGGGTGGCAAGTAAGTTGGTGGATCAAATCATAGCGGTAGAAAGCCTCAAGGAAACCCGTGTCTTCGCAGGTTTTTCTCGCCTTCTAAGCTATCCGCCTCATGGAGCACCATCTCCAACAAACTTGCTATGGGATAATTTACCGGCTAATCCAGAAGAAAGGTGGCTTCCTGCATCGGTGGTAAGGGGCGAAGGCATCTTTATTACATTCGATGAGGGGCTTATAAATAAGTGGGAGAACTCTAAAGCAGTAAAACAACACGTAAGTAAACTGCAGGATAATCATGATGAGTGTGTTCTGCAATATGATTGGGAGCCCTTGGAAATCAGCCCGAGGATGGTTCTGATACATACTTTGTCGCACCTTTTGATTAATCGTTTGGTTTTCGAGTGTGGTTATGGTTCGTCAGCCCTGAGAGAAAGACTTTATGTGTCGGACGACTCGGCAGATCCGATGGCTGGCCTTTTAATATATACAGCCGCTGGTGATTCCGAAGGCACGTTGGGAGGGCTTGTAAGGCTTGCTGATCCGGAGAACCTATCACGACTGGTTTCTAATGCTATTGAGGAGGCTCAATGGTGTTCTGCGGATCCTGTTTGCCGAGAATCTGCAGATTCCGGTCAGGGGCCGGAGTCGTTGAATCTGGCAGCATGCCACAGCTGCGCATTGTTACCTGAAACAAGTTGTGAATGCTTTAACCGCTATCTCGACAGGTCCCTTGTGTTGGAATCACACAGAGCATCAATATTAATAAAGCCGTGA